The genomic DNA GCCCAGAGGAGGGCGAGCAGGCAGGGCGACAGGCGGAGGAGGGCGATCGTGGCTGTGGGCGAGGGTTTCTGCGGGTTGAGCATGGGCGGGGGACGGAATCCAGGGGTGTTCGGTTACAAACAACCCGTGTGGGGGCGGTCAGTCGAGGCGGAGGCGGAAGTATCGGGCGGGATCGGGCACGAGCGGGAGGGGAATGCTGACGGTCCTGGCGGGGCCGGCGGGGAGGTGATCGAGATCGAGCCAGATCGCCTGGGTGACGGTGGCCGCAGCCTGGACGGTGTAGGCCTGGCCGGGCGCGGTTTGGAAGCGGAGTTCGAGGGCACCGCCCGGGCCGGGTTCCACGACGAGGCGAGGCCTTTCAGCGGGCGGAAACGGGTCATCGACGGTTCCAGGGGAGCCGCCGGGGCGGGTGCTGGGGCGCCAGTTGGCACTGTGACCCCAGGTGTCCCAGGGCACGGAGGGATCGCGAAAGACGAGCGAATGACCGCGGCCGTCGGTGATCGGGTACCAGGCATCATCGTATGCGAACTCGAGGATCATCTCCCCGACGGCATCGTCGAGGCGGAGCGTCTCGCCGGCGTTGTCGAGGGCGCCCTCGAAGGTGCCTGCGATGGAATCGAGCGGGCCGTACCGGGCGGTGAAGGCGGCGACGTCGCGGACCACGAGGACATGGGCGGCCGGGGCGAGGGTCGGGATGGTGCCGAGGGAGAAGTCGAACCGGACACCGCGGGTGAGGCGGATGCCGGTGAGGTCGAGGGGTTCGGGGCCGAGGTTGCGGAGTTCGAGGAACTCGTAGCTTTGGGCGTCGTGGGGAAGGCCGGGGACGGGGTCGGGGTTGTAGAAGATCTCGGTGATCCGGAGGAACTGCTGGGCCTGGGTGGGCCGGCCTTCGTAGCTGTGGGAGGCCATGAGCCGGCCGGTGTCGTCTTCGAGCAACAGGGTGTCGCCGCGGGCGCTGAGGAAACCGCGGTAGTTGCCCTGGACGAAGTGGCCTTCATGGCCGCGTGGGGAGGCGGTGCGGGCGCGGAAACTTCGGGCATCGGGCGAGAGGTGCAGGCTGCGACCGGCGGGGACGACCGTGCCGGGACGGAAGGTGTGGTCGATGGCACCGCGGATGCGCCAGCCGGAGAGGTCGAGCGCGTGGGGATGGGGGTTGGTGAGTTCGACGAACTCCTCGAGGGGATTGCCGGAGTTGGGAAGGAAGTCGAGGCGGCCGAACCGGGGGGCGGCCGCGGCCGGTTGGGAAGGGGGGATGGGATCGCCGCGAAGAAGGGGGTTCTGGTCGAAGAGGAAGGTGCGGCGGCCGGGGAGATGGATCGAGAGGAGACGTTCCGCTTCGGCGCGCATGGGGTTGCCGTTGCCCCAGGAGCCCCAGCGCTGGAAATCGAGGTCGGCGTCGGACGGGGCGATGCCCGGGGGATCCATGGCGTCCATCATGGCGCGGACGCGGGCTTCGATGCGGAGTTCGGCGGCGGGGGTGCCCGGGGGTTGGAGGACGGTGTCCATCACGGTGCGCAGGCGGCGGAGAACCATGGCGCGGAACTCGGGGTGATCGAAGACGAGGTTGTAGAGGCGGTTGGCGGGTTTGTTCTGCTGGGCGGGGTTGTAGAAGGTGAGGACGTTGTCCTGGAAGAGGGTGTCGGTGAAGTAGCCGCGGGCATCGAGCCAGTTGCGGCCCCAGGTGAGATCGACGTCCCAGGGGAGCAGGGCCCATTCGCCGGAGCCGTCGCTGTCGCGGTAGAGGTAGTAGTTCTTGTGGCCGTGGTCCTGGCTGCTGCAGAGGGCGAGTCCGGCGAAGTAGGAGACGATCTGGGGCAGGTCGAGATGGTCCCAGGCATGGAGGGCGCGCTGGGTGAGGGAACGTCCTTCGTCCAGGGCGGTGACCAGGGACTGGAGATCGTTGAAGTTCTCCCAGCGGCGGGTCTTCTTCTCGTTGCCGCCCGCGCTGCCGAGGTTGTTGTACATCTTGTAGAGGGCACCGCGTGGGTCGCGTCCGAGCCGTTCCAGCCAGCGGTCGTCGCTGTCCTCGACGAGGTCGGCGATGCTGAAGAACTGGCCGTTGCGCTGGAGGCGGACCTGGAAGGCGAAGTGGGCGAGGCTGCCGGATGCGGCGAGGAACTCGTAGGCGAGGGCGTTGCGGACGCGGGCCTTGTCGCCCCAGTTGGTGAGGAGCCGGATGTCCTTCACCCGGGTGGCGCCGGGTCGGTAGAGGAAGCGGTGATCGGCGGGGAAGTCGAGGTTGTAACCCTTCTTGGGGAAGCCGCTGGAACTCTGGCCGCGCAGGCGCATGCGGACGTTGTCGTAGAGTTCGCCGGCATGGAACAGGGCGATGCGGGTGCCGGAGAAGGTGTCCGCGGCGCCGGGGTTTTCGACGAAGAGATGGAGGACGGGGAGCGCGGACTGGATGGAGGCGTCGCGCACCACGGTGCCGAGCCAGGCCTCGGAATCGAGCGGGTCGGTGTGGAGGGGCCAGCGCGAGGTGCGGCCTTCGGTGTCGGTGGCGGTGATGTGGTAGCGGATCATCTGGCCCGGGGCGGCCACGGGTGCGGGTAGGGTCGCCGAGTGGAGACCGGCGGCGGGTTCCATCGGGAGGATCTGTTCGGGGCCGAACTGGATGCGGTACCGGAGTTGAACCGCGGCGACGGGCGCGAAGGTCGGGGCGACGTGGACCTGGAGGGTCAGGGGTTCTTCGCTGGAGGGTTCGTTGGGGGTGTGAAGGGCATCGACGACGATCGGGCCGAGGTCGGCGGCGCCCACGTTGTTGGGGGCACCGGGGGTGGGGACGGTGAAGTACCGGGGCGTTTCGGCCATGAGTCCGGGGCGATCGGCGGACAGTTCGACCTGGATGAGGAAGTCGGGGTCGTCGGCGGTGAGGTTGAGGCCCTGGACGGCGAGGACGTTCGGGCCGTGCACCAGCGCATGGGCGTGGGGTGTCAGGTCCAGTTCCTGCCACTGGATGGCGCGATGGTCGGGGTTCGGCCGGGTGGCGGCGGCGGTCCAGTCGGGGGCATCGGGAGCGTTGAGGCTGGCGACGGGGACGCCGTTGAGCCAGGCGACCAGCCCGTCGTCGTAGCGCACCCGGAGGGTCAGGCGGCTGACCGACGTGGGATCTTCGAGGGTGAACGGGAATCGCACATAGGCGGTGGTGTGGATGCCGTGAAGGAGGTCGCGGAGGTCGGTGGCGATCAGGGGGGCGTAGGAAACGGGGGGTGCGGCTTCGAACAGGCCGGAGATCTCGGTCGGGGACAGCGTGCGGGTCCAGACGGCGATCTCGTCGAGCTGGCCGGCGAAGGCGTTGCCCGAGGCGTCGAACACGCCGCCGCCGCCGGCATTGAAGGGGAATGGCGAACTGCCGTGATGGCCGCCGCCTCCGGGTGATTGTGCGGCGAGGGTTCCATCGAGGTAAATCTGCAGGGCGTCGGCGGTTCCCACGGCGGTCAGGTGATGCCATTCGCCGTTGGGATGGGGGTAGGTCAGTTCGACACTGCCGGACGGGGTCCAGAGCTGGAGGGTGGAAGGGCTGATGAACCCGAACTCGACGGCGTCGTTCTGGCCCCAGAGGCCGGTGCGGGACGACTGGGCACGGGTCGGGCGAATCCAGCCGGCCATGGTGAACCCGGTCCGATCGCTGAGCAGACCCATCGGGCCGCCGATGAAGTCGTCGTCGCCATCGAGGAGCGGGGCGCGGTTGTCGGGTTCGAGGGAAGGGTGTCGGGGCGGGCGCGGTCCGGGCTGGCCCAGTTGCGGAGCGCCTTCGAAGCGGCCGCGTCCGGCGTCGCCCCACGAGCCGAGGTTGGCTGCGGTGTTGCCGTCGGATTCGTCGAGGCGCCAGTAGAGGGCGGGTTCGGTGGCGAGGACCCGGAGCGCGTAGGAGGATGCGTCCGGGTCGGGTGCGCCGGTGTCGAAGCCCACGCCATTGACGATCGGTTGCCAGGCGGAGTCGTTGAAATCGGGCGCCGTCCAGGCGAGGCCGAGGGTGTCATCGGACGGGATCCTCAGGCGGCCGGGGGCGTCGGGGGCGACCAGAGTGAGGGTGGTGCGGTCGAAGGCGAAGCCGTAGGAGACATCGCGGAACTGACGGGGGAAGGCCGGGGCGAACTCCGTGGCCGTGCGGTCGTCGGGGGCGATCAGAGCGAGGTATTCGCCATCCGAACTGAGACGGAAGTTGGCGTGCAGGGGGCTGCCCGGGGTGCGTCGGTCCTTGCCCGAGGCGAACACGAGGAGGTGCGCCCGGGGGGCGAGGTTGGTGGCGGGGAACGTCCACTTGCGGCGATCGGCGGCGTTGTCGGTGAGGCTCCAGCCGGCGAGGGGGACGGGTTCGGGACCGGGGTTGGCCAGTTCGATCCAGTCTTCGGCGGCGCCATCCTCATCGAGGAGGGTGCTGGCATTGACCGCGCCGAACTCGGTGAGGATCACCTGCGCGCGGGTGGGTATCGCGAAAGTCAGAAGGACGGCAACGAGGGCGAGCGTGGTGAACGCGGCGGACCCGGCGGCCGGACGGGCGAAGGCGGACCCGGTGGTGCGGCGATGACGTGGGTTTCGTGGATGGGGGCCGGTCGATGGCATGAGCGCTTGATGCGAAGGATGGCATCCGACGGATATGCTGTTCCAGTCCGGGGGCAAGGGTGAAACGCCGGGCAGAGGTGCGAGCCTCGCGAGGCGTGGCCTCGGAGGGCCGAGTTCCACGAGGCCGGCGGGGGATTGGAGCGGTGGGGGCGCATCTAAGTCTTTTGCAGCAGGCCTCGTACCCGTACTCGTACCCGAAATCGCCCTGCCCAGTTCGCATGTTGAATGGGAGGTCCGAACAAGATCGAACCCATCGGACCAGCCATGAGGCGACGCTGAAACGGTGTGCCTGCGAGTTCGAGTACGAGTACGAGTACCGCCCTTCGGGCTGAGTACGAGTCCCGAGGAGGGGAAAAGGTGTGGTGCAATGGATTGAGGACTCGCGGAGCTCGTCCCTCCGATTCGCCCGTTTCTCACTCACAACCCGGGGAAGGCACCGGGTCGGGGCAGGAGCCGGAATCGCCTTTCGGGTTCGTCCTCGATAGCAGGCCGGATGGCGTTCATCCCGTCCTCCCTGGCAGTCGAATTGTAAAAGTAGTGATTTGACCCCATTGCCCTAGGGATTGGGCGGGAGCACCGGGCGGGGCGGTTTGGGGAGGATCATGGGGACGGAACGGCGTTCGAGGCGGTCGCCGATGCGCCAGAGCCATTCGAAGCCGCCGTTCATGAGGGCGACCCCGAGAATGGCGGCGGCGAGGCCGGTTGCGCCGAGGACGGCGAACTCCTGGTGCATGGTCCAGAAGAACTGCCCGATGCACAGCACGGCGACCACCAGGAGGGTGGGTTTGCGTCCGATGCGGGAGACGATGAAGACGCCGAGCGGGGCGCCCAGGGCGACCACGGGGGCGGCCGCGAGCCAGTTCTCGTACACGCCAGGCTCGAAGCCGGTGAGAAGCTTCTTCGTGGCGACGCCCACGAGGGAGGTAAAGGCCATCACAATCACGGACGAAGGGATCGCGCTCTTCAGGTCGGAGCGCATGAGGAGGACCATGACCGCATAAAGGACCATGTCGATGCCGACACCGGTGACCGACGCGACGGTCAGGGCGCCGAGGAATCCCACGGTGAAGCCGACCTTGCGGTCGAAGGCGTGGGCGGCCGGGGTTTCGCCGATGTTCGAGCAGATGGCGTTGATCCGGTAGAGGTGCAGGACACCGAAGCTGGCCCAGGTCACGGCGAAGACGACCTTGATGACACCGCCGGGGATGTGGGGCGCCACGAAGAGGATGCCGAGGGGCGTGCCCAGCAGGGAACCGACGAGCGCCCAGCGAAGCAGGACCCACTCGAGGCGCTGGCGCCGGGATAGGATGAAGATGCTGGCGCTGGTCATGCCGATCGACTGCACGGCGAAGCTGAAGTCGCGTCCGAGCGTGGCCGGGAGGCCGAAGAGGAGGACGAGGATGGGGAAGCCCACGGTCCCGCCGCCCATGGGGGTGGAACCGGCCACATAGGATCCGAGGGCCATGGCAATGGCGATGCCGTAGTGGTCGCGGAGCGTTTGCCAGTGGGAACCGGTGATGACGAGGCCAAGCCAGACCGCGTAGAAGGCGGTCAGCCAGAGGAACCAGGGCCAGAGTCGGCGCACAGGGGCGGGAGACTGCGCGGGAGCAGGCTCGCGATCCAGAAGGATTCAGGGCTGGCGGATGTCGAAGGCGGTCAGGCGCTCGTGATAGCGCAGGTAGAGGCGGCCCTGATGAATGACCGGGTGCGCCCAGGCATCGCGCGCCCCGGCTTCCGCCCAGCGGAAGCGTCCGCGCATTTCGAAACGGTCGGAGCCGGGTTCGAGCAGCAGCATCCAGCCGTCTTCGCAGAGGGCGTAGAGACGTCTGTCGGCCCAGAGCGCGGCGCCTTTGACGTGCCCTTCGAGTTCATAGCGGATGGCGCCGGTGCGGGCATCGAGGGCGGCCCAGCCGCGACGGCCGGAGTAGAAGGTGCCGTAGAGCGTGCCGTCGTGATGCACGACGCCGCCCTGGCAGGTGTCGAGACGGGTCGTCCAGACATCGGCGATGCCGGGGGGGGCGTGGGGCGTGGCCGGCGGTTCGAGACGATGGAAATGGCCGCCGCGTCCGTGCGGAGCCGTCATGAAGAAGCCGTCGCCGGCGAGCACGGGCATCATGGCGAGAACCGAATAGGTGGTGGGGTAGGGCCGGGTCCAGAGGAGGCGCCCGTCAGCGGTGTCCACACCGTAGAGTTGGCGGAGGGAGCAGCCGATGAGGAGTCGGCGTCCGCCGAACTCGACGAGGA from Verrucomicrobiia bacterium includes the following:
- a CDS encoding lamin tail domain-containing protein, producing MPSTGPHPRNPRHRRTTGSAFARPAAGSAAFTTLALVAVLLTFAIPTRAQVILTEFGAVNASTLLDEDGAAEDWIELANPGPEPVPLAGWSLTDNAADRRKWTFPATNLAPRAHLLVFASGKDRRTPGSPLHANFRLSSDGEYLALIAPDDRTATEFAPAFPRQFRDVSYGFAFDRTTLTLVAPDAPGRLRIPSDDTLGLAWTAPDFNDSAWQPIVNGVGFDTGAPDPDASSYALRVLATEPALYWRLDESDGNTAANLGSWGDAGRGRFEGAPQLGQPGPRPPRHPSLEPDNRAPLLDGDDDFIGGPMGLLSDRTGFTMAGWIRPTRAQSSRTGLWGQNDAVEFGFISPSTLQLWTPSGSVELTYPHPNGEWHHLTAVGTADALQIYLDGTLAAQSPGGGGHHGSSPFPFNAGGGGVFDASGNAFAGQLDEIAVWTRTLSPTEISGLFEAAPPVSYAPLIATDLRDLLHGIHTTAYVRFPFTLEDPTSVSRLTLRVRYDDGLVAWLNGVPVASLNAPDAPDWTAAATRPNPDHRAIQWQELDLTPHAHALVHGPNVLAVQGLNLTADDPDFLIQVELSADRPGLMAETPRYFTVPTPGAPNNVGAADLGPIVVDALHTPNEPSSEEPLTLQVHVAPTFAPVAAVQLRYRIQFGPEQILPMEPAAGLHSATLPAPVAAPGQMIRYHITATDTEGRTSRWPLHTDPLDSEAWLGTVVRDASIQSALPVLHLFVENPGAADTFSGTRIALFHAGELYDNVRMRLRGQSSSGFPKKGYNLDFPADHRFLYRPGATRVKDIRLLTNWGDKARVRNALAYEFLAASGSLAHFAFQVRLQRNGQFFSIADLVEDSDDRWLERLGRDPRGALYKMYNNLGSAGGNEKKTRRWENFNDLQSLVTALDEGRSLTQRALHAWDHLDLPQIVSYFAGLALCSSQDHGHKNYYLYRDSDGSGEWALLPWDVDLTWGRNWLDARGYFTDTLFQDNVLTFYNPAQQNKPANRLYNLVFDHPEFRAMVLRRLRTVMDTVLQPPGTPAAELRIEARVRAMMDAMDPPGIAPSDADLDFQRWGSWGNGNPMRAEAERLLSIHLPGRRTFLFDQNPLLRGDPIPPSQPAAAAPRFGRLDFLPNSGNPLEEFVELTNPHPHALDLSGWRIRGAIDHTFRPGTVVPAGRSLHLSPDARSFRARTASPRGHEGHFVQGNYRGFLSARGDTLLLEDDTGRLMASHSYEGRPTQAQQFLRITEIFYNPDPVPGLPHDAQSYEFLELRNLGPEPLDLTGIRLTRGVRFDFSLGTIPTLAPAAHVLVVRDVAAFTARYGPLDSIAGTFEGALDNAGETLRLDDAVGEMILEFAYDDAWYPITDGRGHSLVFRDPSVPWDTWGHSANWRPSTRPGGSPGTVDDPFPPAERPRLVVEPGPGGALELRFQTAPGQAYTVQAAATVTQAIWLDLDHLPAGPARTVSIPLPLVPDPARYFRLRLD
- a CDS encoding sulfite exporter TauE/SafE family protein, which translates into the protein MRRLWPWFLWLTAFYAVWLGLVITGSHWQTLRDHYGIAIAMALGSYVAGSTPMGGGTVGFPILVLLFGLPATLGRDFSFAVQSIGMTSASIFILSRRQRLEWVLLRWALVGSLLGTPLGILFVAPHIPGGVIKVVFAVTWASFGVLHLYRINAICSNIGETPAAHAFDRKVGFTVGFLGALTVASVTGVGIDMVLYAVMVLLMRSDLKSAIPSSVIVMAFTSLVGVATKKLLTGFEPGVYENWLAAAPVVALGAPLGVFIVSRIGRKPTLLVVAVLCIGQFFWTMHQEFAVLGATGLAAAILGVALMNGGFEWLWRIGDRLERRSVPMILPKPPRPVLPPNP